Proteins encoded within one genomic window of Episyrphus balteatus chromosome 1, idEpiBalt1.1, whole genome shotgun sequence:
- the LOC129906971 gene encoding peptidyl-prolyl cis-trans isomerase Fkbp12: MGVDVIPITPGDGSTYPKSGQLVSVHYTGTLDNGTKFDSSRDRGKPFKFTIGRGEVIRGWDEGVKQLSLGQRAKLVCSPDYAYGSRGHPGIIPPNATLTFDVELLKVE; this comes from the exons ATGGGCGTAGACGTTATTCCAATTACTCCTGGTGATG gAAGTACATACCCTAAAAGCGGTCAACTTGTTTCTGTCCACTACACTGGTACTCTCGATAATGGGACTAAATTCGATTCTTCTCGCGACCGCGGTAAACCATTCAAATTTACTATTGGTCGGGGTGAAGTAATTCGTGGCTGGGACGAAGGTGTCAAGCAATTGTCTCTTGGTCAACGCGCAAAGCTTGTTTGCTCGCCGGACTACGCTTATGGAAGTCGTGGCCATCCAGGCATCATTCCACCAAACGCTACATTGACGTTTGATGTAGAACTGCTCAAAGTAGAATAA